DNA from Candidatus Tanganyikabacteria bacterium:
GATTGCGCCGCCCGGACGACTTGCGCTCGCTTTGTCACCCCTGCCAGGCGGGGCGACGGCCGAGGCGCCGCTTCGGTGGCATCGGGTCTAGCCGGGGTCTGGCTGGATTCCGGCTCCCGCCGGAATCCAGGCCACCGAAGTCATGCGAGCGCCGCAGTGACATAGCAAATAGAAGCCAGATCTGGTTTGTTTCGCCTGGCCCAAACCTCCTATGTATCTTGGTAGACGGCCTCGCCGCCCCGGTCTTTCCGCCCCTCCTCGGGCCGAAGGACCCAGCGGTTCAATCGGCGCGCAGGTTCGAACCTGCGTCGGGTCAGAGCCCGGCGAGATCGCCGCTCGACGGGTCTCGCCCCCGGCGCAGCGCATCCAGGAGCTGCTCGGTCCGCACGAGCGAAACCTGCTTGAATACCGCGTTCCCGTCGACGCGCAGGATCGGGCCGCTGTCGCAGACGTCGAGGCAATCGACACGCTGCACCCTGAAAACCCGGTCGCCCGAAACGCCGTCCCCGTCCGGATTCACGCCGGCCAGGCGGCAGAGCTCTCGAAAGTAGCTGTCCCCGGACAGCGGGCCGGAACAGCAGGTGCCGCTGCACACTTCCACCAGATGTGTCGCGTCCGACCCGGCTGCAGCGCCTCCCGGCGCTCCGCCGCTCGCGACCGGTGCGTCTGCCCCCCGGGCCGGCATCGGGAGCTCCTTGCCTTCTGCCATCGGGCGCCATCCTAGCACAGGTGCCGCCACGGGGTGGGAGCGAGTCCACGGTGCCGGCAAGGCGGTAGCCGGCGATCGCCGATCATGGCGGCAGTGCCCGATCGCCTCGGTTCGCCGCGTCGGTCCCGCTTTCGTGCGTCTTTCGCCACCCGTGACGGGTGAGGCCCCTGGGCTTGTAGACCCCGAGGAACTGGATCACGAGCAGCACGGCGAGTCCGCCTGCCCCGTGCACCAGCGGTCTGGCGGCGCCCTCGATCAGGCCGACCGGGGTCGCGGGGTCGGCGGCGGCCACCGCCATGTCGTGGATGGGCGCCACCTGCAGCAGCAGGACTGCGACCGCCACGGCCGTCAATGCCAGCTTGACCGCGACCCAGTAGTGGCGGAAGAGGCCCCACGCCGTCCCCAGCGCCGCTACCAGCCCCGACAGCAGCGATGCGAATGCCAGGGGCACGATCAGGGCCGTGACCAGGACGTCCATGCCCAGGTACGCCGCGCGAACCCGCTGTTCGTCGCCGCCAGTCACCCCGAGGACGGCCAGCACCAGGAATGCGCTCACCGCGCCGAGCCAGCCCACCGAAGCGGTGAGGTGGGCCGCGAGCACCAGCTTCCGGAGCGGCGGCGGCAGCAACATCAATTCGGCGGCGCCGCCGGTACGCGCTCGCCAGCTGGCGCCTCTCGATCACCCGGAACCCCGTGGTTCCCGGCGGGCGGGCCGTGCCCGGAGAGCTTGACCGCGACCAGCAGGGAAGCCGCGCCGAGCAGCACGATCAGAAGGATCTTGACCCAGCGGGGCGCGCCGGGGTACGGGGGCGTCTCAGCCAAGGGTCGACACTTCTTTCGGGCCGGCCGACAACCGCTCGAGGCGGGGAACTGGACGCGGAGACCGGCGGAAGGGCATGCGGCCAAGATACGGATCTCCGGACCGCCCGGTCAAGCGGCGCAGGCGGCCGCAAGGCTAGTAGAGTCCGGGTAGAATCGAAGAATGCCGTCAGACGTTGGACCCCGTCTTGGCAAGGTCAGGCAGCGCGACTACCTGCCCGCGGTGGTGGAGAGGCTCGCGAAGGGCTTCGCCCCGTTGAAAATAGTCCTTTTCGGTTCGGTCGCCAGGGGCGAGGAAGGACCCTGGAGCGATCTAGACCTGCTGGTCGTCATGCCAGAGGGGACCGACAAGCGCAAGACAGCGGCGGCGATGCACCGGGCACTGGTCGGAGGCCTCCCGGTCGCAGCCGACATCTTCGTGGTCCATCCCGCGGATCTCGAGAAGTACCGGGACTACGTCGGGCACGTCGTCAGGCCCGCGCTCCGCGAGGGCGAGGTCGTGTATGACGCGTGAAGAGCATCTGGCCCAGGTACGGCGCTGGCTCACCTACGCCAGATCGGACCTGCGGGCCGCCGAACGTTTTCTCTCCGATCCCGAACCCGAACCTTGGCAAGCCTGTTTCCACTCCCAGCAAGCCGCGGATAAAGGGCTGAAGGCGATCCTGGTGTTCCTCCAGG
Protein-coding regions in this window:
- a CDS encoding (2Fe-2S) ferredoxin domain-containing protein, whose translation is MAEGKELPMPARGADAPVASGGAPGGAAAGSDATHLVEVCSGTCCSGPLSGDSYFRELCRLAGVNPDGDGVSGDRVFRVQRVDCLDVCDSGPILRVDGNAVFKQVSLVRTEQLLDALRRGRDPSSGDLAGL
- a CDS encoding nucleotidyltransferase domain-containing protein, which translates into the protein MPSDVGPRLGKVRQRDYLPAVVERLAKGFAPLKIVLFGSVARGEEGPWSDLDLLVVMPEGTDKRKTAAAMHRALVGGLPVAADIFVVHPADLEKYRDYVGHVVRPALREGEVVYDA